A genome region from Baekduia alba includes the following:
- the tatC gene encoding twin-arginine translocase subunit TatC → MPAIRPVGHEERLSLVEHLDELRTRLILCVVAFILAFSLCYWQNDRILDIINKPLDHAHRVDCSIDDKKKADDALERSGCFDAAVGKYLQSAAPTLVGAARSLGAIAGSDGVSAATRAQAQRTAAQLRATAVQAARAAQLTPKASTGRQPVTLGVTEPFLTTITVSAYAALLLALPFILWQLYAFVLPAFSNEERRVALPLMTLVPVLFIAGVLFGYFLALPRAVAFLQNYNDGAFDILVQAKDYYRFCTLLLAAMGVLFQIPVGVLAIVRLRILTVKQLRAYRGYTLILFAVVAAIVTPTPDPVTMLIAMAPLVVLYEVSLVLAKLFEPKGEPRFGFLSHLDDDDDDEADGDDDVDDDPDEPAYAAEGESAERPNDLD, encoded by the coding sequence TTGCCCGCCATCCGGCCCGTAGGGCATGAAGAGCGGCTCAGCCTCGTCGAGCATCTCGACGAGCTGCGCACGCGGCTCATCCTCTGCGTCGTGGCCTTCATCCTGGCGTTCAGCCTCTGCTACTGGCAGAACGACCGGATCCTCGACATCATCAACAAGCCGCTGGACCACGCCCATCGCGTGGACTGCAGCATCGACGACAAGAAGAAGGCCGACGACGCCCTGGAGCGGTCGGGCTGCTTCGACGCGGCGGTCGGCAAGTACCTCCAGTCGGCGGCGCCGACGCTGGTGGGCGCGGCGCGCTCGCTCGGGGCGATCGCCGGCAGCGACGGGGTCAGCGCGGCGACGCGCGCCCAGGCGCAGCGGACCGCCGCGCAGCTGCGCGCGACCGCGGTGCAGGCGGCGCGCGCCGCCCAGCTGACGCCGAAGGCCTCGACCGGCCGCCAGCCGGTGACGCTCGGCGTGACCGAGCCGTTCCTGACGACGATCACGGTCAGCGCGTACGCCGCGCTGCTGCTCGCGCTGCCGTTCATCCTGTGGCAGCTGTACGCGTTCGTGTTACCGGCGTTCTCCAACGAGGAGCGGCGCGTGGCGCTGCCGCTGATGACGCTCGTCCCGGTGCTGTTCATCGCCGGCGTGCTGTTCGGCTACTTCCTGGCGCTCCCGCGTGCCGTCGCGTTCCTGCAGAACTACAACGACGGCGCCTTCGACATCCTGGTCCAGGCCAAGGACTACTACCGCTTCTGCACGCTGCTGCTGGCGGCGATGGGCGTGCTGTTCCAGATCCCCGTCGGAGTGCTGGCGATCGTGCGGCTGCGGATCCTGACGGTCAAGCAGCTCCGCGCCTATCGCGGCTACACGCTGATCCTGTTCGCGGTGGTCGCCGCGATCGTGACGCCCACGCCCGACCCGGTCACGATGCTCATCGCGATGGCGCCGCTGGTGGTCCTGTACGAGGTGTCGCTGGTGCTCGCCAAGCTGTTCGAGCCCAAGGGCGAGCCGCGCTTCGGGTTCCTGTCGCATCTCGACGACGACGATGACGACGAGGCAGACGGCGACGACGACGTGGACGACGACCCTGACGAACCGGCATACGCAGCCGAGGGTGAGTCTGCTGAGCGGCCGAACGATCTAGACTGA
- a CDS encoding Sec-independent protein translocase subunit TatA/TatB: MPIGIPELIIVLVIVLLVFGPKRLPQLGKQLGGGMREFKDGIQGNKKDDEDEADDATAGRPELTRAAQADVLDPTPDATKAPAGGRDDSATRSGG, translated from the coding sequence GTGCCTATCGGCATCCCGGAACTGATCATCGTCCTCGTCATCGTCCTGCTCGTCTTCGGGCCCAAGCGCCTGCCGCAGCTCGGCAAGCAGCTGGGCGGGGGCATGCGCGAGTTCAAGGACGGCATCCAGGGCAACAAGAAGGACGACGAGGACGAGGCCGACGACGCCACCGCGGGCCGTCCCGAGCTGACGCGGGCCGCGCAGGCCGACGTCCTCGATCCCACCCCTGACGCCACCAAGGCCCCGGCGGGCGGTCGCGACGACTCCGCCACGCGCTCCGGCGGGTAG
- a CDS encoding polyprenyl synthetase family protein has protein sequence MSEDGGAAGPVTAIVHAGGPHVLPLLGRVEVLLAEVAAGHGPVLAEHAGSTISAGGKRLRPLLVILASAGGDGDGLVRAAAAVELVHSATLVHDDVLDLAPLRRGRPTVFATAGREAATQTGDLLFARAFALLARNEDPEQVRALSDAGSALARGELLQRADAFDAAIPLARYLRRCELKTARLFEAACILGALEGGAGTDGAEALREFGRRIGLAFQILDDVLDVAGPAERTGKHRGTDLLDGTVTLPFILARERDASLAALDPRAITTPEQAEEVCDRIAATGALDAARAAALEHVDAAKAVVPPALPSRERDALLLVADNVVARYS, from the coding sequence ATGAGCGAGGACGGCGGCGCGGCGGGGCCGGTCACCGCGATCGTCCACGCGGGCGGCCCGCACGTCCTGCCGCTGCTGGGCCGCGTCGAAGTGCTGCTCGCGGAGGTCGCCGCCGGCCACGGGCCGGTGCTCGCCGAGCACGCGGGCTCGACGATCTCGGCCGGCGGCAAGCGGCTGCGCCCGCTGCTGGTGATCCTGGCCAGCGCGGGCGGCGACGGGGACGGCCTGGTGCGCGCGGCCGCGGCGGTCGAGCTCGTCCACAGCGCCACGCTCGTCCACGACGACGTGCTCGATCTCGCGCCGCTGCGCCGCGGGCGGCCGACGGTGTTCGCCACCGCGGGGCGCGAGGCCGCGACCCAGACCGGCGACCTGCTCTTCGCGCGCGCCTTCGCGCTGCTGGCCCGCAACGAGGATCCCGAGCAGGTGCGCGCCCTGAGCGACGCCGGCAGCGCGCTGGCGCGCGGCGAGCTGCTGCAGCGCGCCGACGCGTTCGACGCGGCGATCCCGCTCGCCCGCTACCTGCGGCGCTGCGAGCTCAAGACCGCGCGGCTGTTCGAGGCGGCGTGCATCCTCGGCGCGCTCGAGGGCGGGGCCGGAACCGACGGCGCCGAGGCGCTGCGCGAGTTCGGCCGCCGCATCGGGCTGGCCTTCCAGATCCTCGACGACGTCCTCGACGTCGCGGGGCCGGCCGAGCGCACGGGCAAGCACCGCGGCACCGACCTGCTGGACGGGACGGTCACGCTGCCGTTCATCCTCGCGCGCGAGCGCGACGCGTCGCTGGCGGCGCTGGATCCGCGCGCGATCACGACGCCCGAGCAGGCCGAGGAGGTCTGCGACCGGATCGCGGCGACCGGCGCGCTGGACGCGGCGCGGGCCGCGGCGCTCGAGCACGTCGACGCCGCCAAGGCGGTGGTGCCGCCGGCGCTGCCGTCGCGCGAGCGCGACGCGCTGCTGCTCGTCGCCGACAACGTCGTCGCCCGCTACAGCTGA
- the ubiE gene encoding bifunctional demethylmenaquinone methyltransferase/2-methoxy-6-polyprenyl-1,4-benzoquinol methylase UbiE, producing MSTAGSGSPVRRAGPLAGDRGTLPEPEVRAMFDRIARVYDLINSVMTAGLHHKWRRRAADLAGVGPGDRVLDVATGTGDLAIELAGRVGPTGEVVGSDFSEEMLAFARKKAPSQRFEWGNALELPYADGEFAAATVGFGARNFSDLDRGLAEMARVVRPGGHVVILEITTPQKPPLSTFFSLWFDRIVPLIGKVAGDSQAYDYLPNSVKRFPEPPGLAASLERAGLEQIRWVLTAGGIIALHVGVKPAGPVATSTNGTRPSSST from the coding sequence ATGAGCACCGCCGGCAGCGGGAGCCCGGTGCGGCGGGCGGGCCCGCTTGCCGGCGATCGCGGCACCCTGCCCGAGCCGGAGGTGCGCGCGATGTTCGATCGCATCGCGCGGGTCTACGACCTCATCAACTCGGTCATGACGGCCGGGCTGCACCACAAGTGGCGCCGTCGCGCGGCGGACCTCGCCGGCGTCGGCCCGGGCGATCGCGTCCTGGACGTGGCGACGGGCACGGGCGACCTGGCGATCGAGCTGGCCGGGCGCGTCGGCCCGACCGGCGAGGTCGTCGGCAGCGACTTCTCCGAGGAGATGCTGGCCTTCGCGCGCAAGAAGGCGCCGAGCCAGCGCTTCGAGTGGGGCAACGCGCTCGAGCTGCCCTACGCCGACGGCGAGTTCGCGGCCGCGACGGTCGGCTTCGGCGCGCGCAACTTCTCCGACCTGGACCGCGGGCTGGCCGAGATGGCGCGCGTGGTGCGCCCCGGCGGGCACGTCGTGATCCTGGAGATCACGACGCCGCAGAAGCCGCCGCTCTCGACGTTCTTCTCGCTGTGGTTCGACCGGATCGTGCCGCTGATCGGCAAGGTCGCGGGCGACTCGCAGGCCTACGACTACCTGCCCAACAGCGTCAAGCGCTTCCCGGAGCCGCCCGGCCTCGCCGCGTCGCTGGAGCGCGCGGGGCTGGAGCAGATCCGCTGGGTGCTGACCGCCGGCGGGATCATCGCGCTGCACGTCGGCGTCAAGCCGGCGGGGCCGGTCGCCACGTCGACCAACGGCACGCGCCCGTCGTCTTCGACATGA
- a CDS encoding c-type cytochrome: MNRREKEQYLREYAILKSQGKPFFPYAVAKDGAMACVVLLVIILLAIFLGAELGPKADPTTTTYTPRPEWYFFFLFELLRVVKPPEFVALATIGIPTICMILLFLLPFYDRSPERRPERRPVATLTAILIIGAMAYLTAEGAKTGPPTEIDMPTPASVKLQGASAVRQYEAGRQVMAQSGCLACHKVGENGNSGPGPELTDIADRLPAAGIERTLINPTAPMPTFKSLQENEPEKFKNLVSFLGQLKSDGN, translated from the coding sequence GTGAACCGCCGCGAGAAGGAGCAGTACCTCCGCGAGTACGCGATCCTCAAGTCGCAGGGGAAGCCGTTCTTCCCGTACGCGGTGGCCAAGGACGGCGCGATGGCGTGCGTCGTGCTGCTCGTCATCATCCTGCTGGCGATCTTCCTCGGCGCCGAGCTCGGCCCGAAGGCGGACCCGACGACGACGACGTACACGCCGCGCCCGGAGTGGTACTTCTTCTTCCTCTTCGAGCTGCTGCGCGTCGTCAAGCCGCCGGAGTTCGTCGCGCTGGCGACGATCGGCATCCCGACGATCTGCATGATCCTGCTGTTCCTGCTGCCGTTCTACGACCGCAGCCCGGAGCGGCGTCCCGAGCGGCGCCCGGTGGCGACGCTGACGGCGATCCTGATCATCGGCGCGATGGCGTATCTGACCGCCGAGGGCGCGAAGACCGGTCCACCGACCGAGATCGACATGCCGACGCCGGCGTCGGTCAAGCTGCAGGGCGCCTCGGCGGTCCGCCAGTACGAGGCGGGCCGGCAGGTGATGGCGCAGTCCGGCTGCCTGGCCTGCCACAAGGTGGGCGAGAACGGCAACTCCGGTCCTGGGCCTGAGCTGACCGACATCGCCGACCGCCTCCCGGCGGCGGGCATCGAGCGCACGCTCATCAACCCGACCGCGCCGATGCCGACGTTCAAGAGCCTGCAGGAGAACGAGCCCGAGAAGTTCAAGAACCTCGTGTCGTTCCTGGGCCAGCTGAAGTCCGACGGGAACTGA
- a CDS encoding cytochrome b, which produces MPKLKLPAPPLPPGLKPAPPRPGKPQQGPLDKAADAGMYTVDWIDERTAMSSGLRWVLFRKVPKGTNWFYTLGSATLFAFLSQAITGVFLAMYYRPDAAGGAYESVRHINDDVFLGEFVHGMHKWGSSVMVILIFLHMARTFFFGAYKYPRELNWVIGVALLILTFIMALTGYLLPFDQRSFWATIVANNITASGPLVGPYLGDFLNGGADFNATTLSRFYAIHMMLVPGIIGALIGAHLWLVTKLGTTAPPWNKVKVPEELIEEKA; this is translated from the coding sequence ATGCCGAAGCTCAAGCTCCCCGCACCGCCACTGCCGCCCGGCCTCAAGCCGGCGCCGCCGCGTCCCGGCAAGCCCCAGCAGGGCCCGCTGGACAAGGCCGCCGACGCGGGCATGTACACCGTCGACTGGATCGACGAGCGCACCGCGATGTCCAGCGGCCTGCGGTGGGTCCTGTTCCGCAAGGTCCCCAAGGGCACCAACTGGTTCTACACGCTGGGCTCGGCGACGCTGTTCGCCTTCCTCAGCCAGGCGATCACGGGCGTCTTCCTCGCGATGTACTACCGGCCCGACGCGGCCGGTGGGGCGTACGAGTCCGTGCGCCACATCAACGACGACGTCTTCCTCGGCGAGTTCGTGCACGGGATGCACAAGTGGGGCTCGTCGGTGATGGTCATCTTGATCTTCCTGCACATGGCCCGCACGTTCTTCTTCGGCGCGTACAAGTACCCGCGCGAGCTGAACTGGGTCATCGGCGTGGCGCTGCTCATCCTCACGTTCATCATGGCGCTCACCGGCTACCTGCTGCCGTTCGACCAGCGGTCCTTCTGGGCCACGATCGTGGCGAACAACATCACGGCGTCCGGCCCGCTCGTCGGCCCGTACCTCGGCGACTTCCTCAACGGCGGCGCCGACTTCAACGCCACCACCTTGTCGCGGTTCTACGCGATCCACATGATGTTGGTGCCGGGCATCATCGGCGCCCTCATCGGCGCCCACCTCTGGCTCGTCACGAAGCTCGGCACCACCGCGCCGCCGTGGAACAAGGTGAAGGTCCCCGAAGAGCTGATCGAGGAGAAGGCGTGA
- a CDS encoding ubiquinol-cytochrome c reductase iron-sulfur subunit, producing the protein MPKKQAKSKYTADRGIPGAFEGETVTRRRFMVGTAHATGMIATSAILLPALGFALGPLFEEHKVRWQPVGKPDEFPDDTYVPKVITYADGIGEAGKTTVYIRKRNAQLDTDKLPKGFESEQFVAISTRCMHLGCPVRYTEAAQRFICPCHGGVYDFQGKVDGGPPVRPLDRFYNRVRNGQVEIGPRFSVNRELKRFSPRNPGEPLDGIGGILYPSRPTIRKLDSLPQD; encoded by the coding sequence GTGCCCAAGAAGCAAGCCAAAAGCAAGTACACCGCCGACCGCGGAATCCCCGGGGCGTTCGAAGGCGAGACCGTCACCCGCCGCCGCTTCATGGTCGGGACGGCCCACGCGACCGGCATGATCGCCACGTCGGCGATCCTGCTGCCCGCCCTCGGGTTCGCCCTCGGCCCGCTGTTCGAGGAGCACAAGGTGCGCTGGCAGCCCGTCGGCAAGCCGGACGAGTTCCCCGACGACACCTACGTGCCGAAGGTGATCACCTACGCCGACGGCATCGGCGAGGCCGGCAAGACCACGGTGTACATCCGCAAGCGCAACGCGCAGCTGGACACCGACAAGCTCCCGAAGGGCTTCGAGAGCGAGCAGTTCGTCGCGATCTCGACGCGCTGCATGCACCTCGGTTGTCCCGTCCGCTACACGGAGGCCGCGCAGCGCTTCATCTGCCCGTGCCACGGTGGCGTCTACGACTTCCAGGGCAAGGTCGACGGCGGCCCTCCGGTCCGCCCGCTCGACCGCTTCTACAACCGCGTCCGCAACGGTCAGGTCGAGATCGGGCCGCGGTTCTCGGTCAACCGCGAGCTCAAGCGCTTCTCGCCCCGCAACCCGGGCGAGCCGCTCGACGGCATCGGCGGGATCCTCTACCCGTCGCGCCCGACGATCCGGAAGCTCGACTCGCTTCCCCAGGACTAA
- the hemL gene encoding glutamate-1-semialdehyde 2,1-aminomutase — MSVSLTDAKSAELYARALQRLPGGVNSPVRAMQAIGRDPIFIDRADGAEIVDVDGNRYVDYVCSWGPLIHGHAHPEIVAAVVAAAHRGTSFGAPTAGEVDLAEEIARRMPSVEMVRMTSSGTEASMSAIRLARAATGRTKLLKFAGAYHGHVDGLLAEAGSGLATAGIPASPGVPESATHETVIVGWNDGEAVAQAFADNEFAAVLAEPYPANMGLVPPVEGFLDLLRHQADENGALLIFDEVITGFRVAEGGAQEREGVAPDLTVMGKVIGGGLPAAAYGGKRALMERIAPAGDVYQAGTLSGNPLAVAAGLTTLRLLDEPAYLRLGAITEALASGLRDAAGSHGVAVSVNSVPGLLTVFFAETAPRDYAGARACDHEAYAAFCRALLARGVYPPPSQYEAWFPSLAHTSAHLDRTLDAVNAAFAELA; from the coding sequence ATGAGCGTCTCCCTCACCGACGCCAAGTCCGCGGAGCTCTACGCCCGGGCGCTGCAGAGGCTTCCCGGCGGCGTCAACTCGCCCGTCCGCGCGATGCAGGCCATCGGCCGCGACCCGATCTTCATCGACCGCGCCGACGGCGCCGAGATCGTCGACGTCGACGGCAACCGCTACGTCGACTACGTGTGCTCGTGGGGTCCCCTGATCCACGGCCACGCGCATCCGGAGATCGTGGCCGCGGTCGTCGCCGCCGCCCACCGCGGGACGAGCTTCGGCGCGCCGACCGCCGGCGAGGTCGACCTCGCCGAGGAGATCGCGCGGCGCATGCCGTCGGTCGAGATGGTCCGGATGACGTCGTCGGGCACCGAGGCGTCGATGAGCGCGATCCGCCTGGCGCGCGCCGCGACCGGCCGGACCAAGCTCCTCAAGTTCGCCGGCGCCTACCACGGCCACGTCGACGGCCTGCTCGCCGAGGCCGGCAGCGGCCTGGCGACCGCCGGCATCCCCGCGAGCCCGGGCGTCCCGGAGTCCGCGACGCACGAGACCGTGATCGTCGGGTGGAACGACGGCGAGGCCGTCGCCCAGGCGTTCGCCGACAACGAGTTCGCCGCCGTGCTGGCGGAGCCGTACCCGGCGAACATGGGCCTCGTGCCGCCGGTCGAGGGCTTCCTGGACCTCCTGCGCCACCAGGCCGACGAGAACGGCGCGCTGCTGATCTTCGACGAGGTGATCACCGGCTTCCGCGTCGCCGAGGGCGGCGCGCAGGAGCGCGAGGGCGTCGCACCGGACCTCACCGTGATGGGCAAGGTCATCGGCGGCGGGCTGCCGGCCGCGGCCTACGGCGGCAAGCGCGCGCTGATGGAGCGGATCGCGCCCGCCGGCGACGTCTACCAGGCCGGGACGCTGAGCGGCAACCCGCTCGCTGTCGCCGCCGGCCTCACGACGCTGCGCCTGCTCGACGAGCCGGCCTACCTGCGCCTCGGCGCGATCACCGAGGCCCTGGCCTCCGGGCTGCGCGACGCCGCGGGGAGCCACGGCGTCGCGGTGTCGGTCAACAGCGTCCCGGGCCTGCTGACCGTGTTCTTCGCCGAGACCGCGCCGCGCGACTACGCCGGCGCGCGGGCCTGCGACCACGAGGCCTACGCGGCGTTCTGCCGCGCCCTGCTGGCGCGCGGCGTCTACCCGCCGCCGTCGCAGTACGAGGCGTGGTTCCCGTCGCTGGCGCACACCTCGGCCCACCTCGACCGGACGCTGGACGCGGTCAACGCCGCGTTCGCCGAGCTCGCTTGA
- the ahbA gene encoding siroheme decarboxylase subunit alpha: MAAVTPKIRSRKDGAAVPLDAFDKSLLNSMQGGFPIVPRPYAEVATALGVEEDVVLKRVAELIEQRIIRQVTPIYDTRALGYQSMLVAAKVDAEHPWRPAKIINEHPGVSHNYLRNHEFNMWFTVATEPDSALGLEGTLEVLKRETGAESVRQLPTLKLFKIRMDLEMSGDTEALAKSAEAVAPVEIDPQPYDDFDKAVIRATQGDMPVVSEPYAAAARELGVPVDKLVAHLEGMVERNLLRRVAAILFHRRAGFSANGMGVWRVPDDRVLEAGSKMAAFRGISHCYERPTYGDWPYQLFTMAHGRSKEECDAILDAVEAEVGCIQERATLYSSTEFKKVRLLYFTDDFKRWEREHAGVGA; the protein is encoded by the coding sequence ATGGCTGCAGTGACCCCGAAGATCCGCTCGCGCAAGGACGGCGCCGCCGTCCCGCTCGACGCATTCGACAAGAGCCTGCTGAACAGCATGCAGGGCGGCTTCCCGATCGTCCCGCGGCCGTACGCGGAGGTGGCCACGGCGCTGGGCGTGGAGGAGGACGTGGTCCTCAAGCGCGTCGCCGAGCTGATCGAGCAGCGGATCATCCGCCAGGTCACCCCGATCTACGACACGCGCGCGCTCGGCTACCAGTCGATGCTCGTGGCCGCCAAGGTCGACGCGGAGCATCCGTGGCGCCCGGCCAAGATCATCAACGAGCACCCCGGCGTCTCGCACAACTACCTGCGCAACCACGAGTTCAACATGTGGTTCACGGTCGCGACCGAGCCGGACTCCGCGCTTGGCCTGGAGGGCACGCTGGAGGTCCTCAAGCGCGAGACCGGCGCGGAGTCCGTGCGCCAGCTGCCGACGCTCAAGCTGTTCAAGATCCGCATGGACCTCGAGATGTCCGGCGACACCGAGGCGCTGGCCAAGTCGGCCGAGGCGGTCGCCCCCGTCGAGATCGACCCGCAGCCCTACGACGACTTCGACAAGGCCGTCATCCGCGCCACGCAGGGCGACATGCCCGTCGTCTCCGAGCCCTACGCCGCGGCCGCGCGCGAGCTGGGCGTCCCGGTCGACAAGCTGGTCGCCCACCTCGAGGGCATGGTCGAGCGCAACCTGCTGCGCCGCGTCGCCGCGATCCTCTTCCATCGCCGCGCCGGCTTCTCGGCCAACGGCATGGGCGTCTGGCGCGTGCCGGACGACCGCGTGCTGGAGGCGGGATCGAAGATGGCCGCGTTCCGCGGGATCTCCCATTGCTACGAGCGCCCCACCTACGGCGACTGGCCCTACCAGCTGTTCACGATGGCCCACGGCCGCTCCAAGGAGGAGTGCGACGCGATCCTCGACGCCGTCGAGGCCGAGGTCGGCTGCATCCAGGAGCGCGCGACGCTCTACTCCTCCACCGAGTTCAAGAAGGTCCGGCTCCTCTACTTCACCGACGACTTCAAGCGGTGGGAGCGTGAGCACGCCGGTGTCGGCGCCTGA
- the hemB gene encoding porphobilinogen synthase, with product MPAAFPATRLRRLRRTGALRDLVRETTLAASDLVLPIFVEEGLEGRSPIASMPGVDRHGLTSAVQEAGEAFALGVPAVILFGIPAEKDGDGSGAWDDDGAVQLAVRAIKAAHPDLVVITDVCLCEYTDHGHCGRLTPEGVVDNDASLELLARTAVSHARAGADAVAPSDMMDGRVGALRAGLDAEGFTDTPIIAYSAKYASAFYGPFREAAGSTPSVGDRKSYQMDPGNAEEALREVALDVAEGADMVMVKPAVPYLDVLWRVKEATRMPVVAYHVGGEYVMIKAAAAAGHMDERTTVLETLTAIRRAGADIVITYYAKDAAAWLQ from the coding sequence ATGCCCGCCGCCTTTCCCGCCACCCGCCTACGCCGCCTGCGCCGCACCGGCGCGCTGCGCGACCTCGTGCGCGAGACCACCCTCGCCGCGTCCGACCTCGTGCTGCCGATCTTCGTCGAGGAGGGCCTGGAGGGCCGCTCCCCGATCGCGTCCATGCCGGGCGTCGACCGCCACGGCCTGACGTCGGCGGTCCAGGAGGCCGGCGAGGCGTTCGCGCTCGGCGTCCCCGCGGTGATCCTCTTCGGCATCCCGGCCGAGAAGGACGGCGACGGCTCCGGCGCCTGGGACGACGACGGCGCCGTCCAGCTCGCCGTCCGCGCGATCAAGGCCGCGCACCCCGACCTGGTCGTCATCACCGACGTCTGCCTCTGCGAGTACACCGACCACGGCCACTGCGGCCGCCTCACGCCCGAGGGCGTCGTCGACAACGACGCGTCGCTGGAGCTGCTCGCGCGCACCGCGGTCTCGCACGCCCGCGCGGGCGCGGACGCGGTCGCGCCGAGCGACATGATGGACGGCCGCGTCGGCGCGCTGCGCGCCGGCCTCGACGCCGAGGGCTTCACCGACACGCCGATCATCGCCTACTCGGCCAAGTACGCCTCCGCCTTCTACGGCCCGTTCCGCGAGGCCGCCGGCTCGACGCCCAGCGTCGGCGACCGCAAGAGCTACCAGATGGATCCGGGCAACGCCGAGGAGGCGCTGCGCGAGGTCGCGCTCGACGTCGCGGAGGGCGCCGACATGGTGATGGTCAAGCCGGCCGTGCCGTACCTCGACGTGCTCTGGCGCGTCAAGGAGGCCACCCGGATGCCCGTCGTCGCGTACCACGTCGGTGGGGAGTACGTCATGATCAAGGCGGCCGCGGCCGCTGGTCATATGGACGAGCGGACCACCGTGCTCGAGACGCTCACGGCGATCCGCCGCGCCGGCGCCGACATCGTCATCACCTATTACGCGAAGGACGCCGCCGCATGGCTGCAGTGA